A region of the Streptococcus suis genome:
ATTTCTCGTCACGGGAAAACCATGTTCAATACCATTGGACGTGTGCAGGGTTGGTGCGATACGCCGCTGACCAAGGTCGGTGAGGAGGGAATTCGTGAACTGGGCTTGGGGCTAAAGGATGCGGGCCTTGATTTTAAGCTGGCTGTATCCAGTGACTTAGGACGAACTGTTCAAACTATGACCATTGCCCAGCGTGAGTTGGGGATTTTGGGAAAAATCCCTTACTACCAAGACAAGCGTATCCGCGAATGGTGTTTCGGTAGTTTTGAGGGCATGTATGACGCAGACCTCTTCCAAGGTGTCCTGCCACGCTTGAAAGGAACCATTGATGTGGTTGGGATGAGCTACGAAGAGATTGCACATGGTATCCAAGAAGCTGATACAGCGGGTTGGTCAGAGCCTTGGGAAGTCTTGCGTGATCGCATTTTGACAGGCTTTGAATCTATCGCTCAGGACTTGGAAAAGCAGGGCGGAGGGAATGCTCTCGTGGTCAGTCACGGTATGACCATTGCGACACTGGTCAACTTGCTCCAGCCAGAAAGTCCGACCAATCTTTTCTTAGACAACGGCTCTATCACCGTCCTCAAATACGAAAATGGCAAGCTTGTAATTGAAGCAGTTGGGGATTTATCCTACCGCAAACGTGGGGCAGAATTGATTGCCCAAGGGAAATAAATGTGAAATGAAATCAGGGATATTCTCTGATTTTTTTCTTGACAAGTGTATCGAGATGCGATACAATAAATGCATCGAAGTTCGATGTATCGTAGTGCGAAAGGAATTTTATGAACGACAAATTAAAACGGGTCTATGTTCCGATGACAGAAACAGCCTTCTATATTTTATTTCATTTACAGGAAGAACGGCATGGCTATGATATTACGCAAAAGACCAAGCAAGTCACGGCAGGTCAGGTCGTGATTAGCCCTGGGACCATGTACGGCACCCTGTCGAAAATGGAGAAAGACGGCTTGATTGCCTTTGTCAGGGAAGAAGATAAGCGGAAGTTTTATAGGATAACAGAAACAGGTCGAGAAATTCTAGACATAGAATTGGCTCGGATTGAACGGCTCTATCGAAATAGTAAGGGGGAAAGTTATGGAGACTAAGACAGAGTGCAAGGTATTTTTTATCACAGACTTTAGTCAACAAGCAGACTATCTCAGTGAGATGCATCAGCAAGGGTGGAAATTAGTTAAGATTAGCTGGCTCTTCTTTTATCATTTTGAAAAATGCCAGCCAGAAGAGGTTGTGTATCAGGTTGATTTTAAGGAATCAAAAAATAAAGATCGAGAAAACTATCTACATATGTACGAAGATTATGGGTGGGAGTTTGTCATATCCTGCCAAAACTTCGTTATTTTTAGGAAGGTAGCTGTAAAGGGAGATCTTGAGATATACGGTGATAGGGAAAGTAAGGTAGAGTTTGTGAAAACAATCTTCCAAAGACGCTATTTGCCATCTTTGGGACTGTACGGCATTCTACTGGGAACAAGTTTGGGTTCGCGTCCAAGTTTTGTCTTAGGTATTTCTATTATTTATATACCTCTCTTATTATTACTTGGCTTGCGTTTTTATCGACTTGTAAAAAACAACTAGGTCCTCAGACTGATTTTTAGCACTCTAAGCAAAAGAGTGCTAATTTTTTGTCTTTTTCTCTTGACAATCCATTTTTTCGGCGTATAATGAGAGTATAAGTAATTAGCACTCGATGCTATAGAGTGCTAATGCTCTTCAAAAATCAACACTATCCGTTGTCAGCTTGCCTTTGTGAACCTCAGTTCTACATTCGGCCTCGCTTCCTAGGCTACTGTCGATTTTCATTGAGCGTAACTAAAACAGTGTTCATGAAAGGAGCGGAGATGATTACCCAACGTCAAAATGATATTTTGAATCTGATTGTTGAATTGTTTACGCGCCATCATGAGCCAGTTGGTTCTAAGGCCTTACAGGAAATGATTGCTTCTAGCTCTGCTACCATTCGCAATGATATGGCTAAGCTAGAACAGTTGGGCTTGCTAGAAAAGGCCCACACGTCAAGTGGTCGGATGCCCAGTCGGGCTGGTTTTCAATACTTTGTCAACCACTCGCTCAATCTGGAACACATCAATGAAGAAGATGTTTATCAGGTGGTCAAGGCCTTCGACTTTGAAGCTTTCAAGCTGGAAGACATCTTGGAGCGGGCAAGTCAGGTCCTAGCGGATTTGACAGGCTACACTTCGGTTATCTTAGATGTGGAGCCTACCAGTCAGCAGTTGACTTCCTTTGACATCGTGCAACTCAGCAGCCACGATGCCTTAGCAGTCTTGACCTTGGACCAGTCCAAACCTGTCACCGTTCAGTTTGCCATTCCCAAGAACTTTTTGACTAGGGACTTGGAGGTGCTCAAACGCCTGGTGGATGAACGCTTCGTTGGACAGACGGTCTTATCCATCCACTATAAGCTGCGGACGGAGGTTCCCCAAGTGGTGCAGCGTTACTTTGCCACGACGGACAATGTCTTGGATCTCATGGACTACATCTTTTCCAATCTTTTCCAAGAATCTGTCTTTATCGGTGGAAAAGTTGCCTCGCTGACTTACGGTAATCTAGCTACCTACCAACTCTTGGATAGTCCTCAGTTATTGGCACCAGAGTTGCGACAGGGCCTGGCTCCAGACCAGCAGACTAGTATTTCCGTGGCGGAACATAGGGATTCAGCCCTTGCAGATGTGACAGTCATTCATCATCGCTTTCCAATCCCATATCGGGGCATGGCCCAGATGAGTTTGCTCGGTCCTGTGAACATGAACTACCGCAGGCAGATGAGTTTGATCAACATCATCAGCCGCGTCCTATTTATGAAATTAACCGATTACTACCGTTATCTAAGTAGTAATCATTACGAAGTCAATTAGAAGGAGAATGCTTTGTCAGAAGAAATCAAAAACGAAGAAATCGTAGAAGAGGTTGAAGCAACAGAAGAAGTTGTGGAGACACCTGAAAAATCAGAATTGGATTTGGCAAACGAGCGTGCAGAGGAATTTGAAAACAAGTACCTCCGTGCCCACGCTGAAATGCAAAATATCCAACGCCGTGCTAACGAGGAACGCCAAACCATTCAGCGTTACCGTTCGCAAGACTTGGCCAAGAAAATCTTGCCGAGCTTGGATAACTTGGAACGTGCCCTTCAAGTCGAAGGTCTGACAGAAGATGTCAAAAAAGGTTTGGAAATGGTACAGGAAAGCTTGATTCAAGCCCTCAAAGAAGAAGGGGTGGAAGAAGTCGCAACAGATGTCTTTGACCCAAATCTTCACATGGCTATTCAAACTGTTCCAGCCACAGACGACTGCCCAGCAGAACACATCGCACAAGTCTTCCAAAAAGGCTACAAGTTGCATGAACGTTTGTTGAGGCCTGCTATGGTAGTCGTATCAGAATAGTCGCTCTGCTATTTTCCACAAAATTACTTGACCGAAATGTCGTTAAACTACTTGAAATAAGAAAATGCGAGTTAATGACTCGCGAAATCTGCACTACTTAAGAAGAGTGCATCAAATAAAAGAAAATTAAATTTTTGAAAGGATTTGAACCCGAACGAAATGCTCGGAAAATTGATAAACCGCCTTGCATTCATCGAATGCTACGTTGGTTTCCTAATTTTCAGTCGCATTTTCGGCGTTCTTGGTATCATTATTATGTCTAAAATTATCGGTATTGACTTAGGTACAACAAACTCAGCAGTTGCAGTTCTTGAAGGAACTGAATCAAAAATCATCGCAAACCCAGAAGGAAACCGCACAACTCCATCTGTTGTTTCTTTCAAAAATGGTGAAATCATCGTTGGTGACGCGGCAAAACGACAAGCAGTAACCAACCCAGATACCATCATCTCTATCAAATCAAAAATGGGAACTTCTGAAAAAGTTTCAGCAAATGGCAAAGAATACACACCACAAGAAATCTCAGCAATGATTCTTCAATACTTGAAAGGCTATGCGGAAGAATACCTCGGTGAAAAAGTAACCAAAGCCGTTATCACTGTTCCTGCTTACTTCAACGATGCCCAACGTCAAGCAACCAAAGACGCTGGTAAAATCGCTGGTCTTGAAGTAGAACGTATCGTCAACGAACCAACTGCAGCAGCCCTTGCTTACGGTTTGGACAAGACTGACAAAGACGAGAAAATCTTGGTATTCGACCTTGGTGGAGGTACTTTCGACGTATCTATCCTTGAACTTGGTGACGGTGTCTTTGATGTACTTGCAACAGCAGGTGATAACAAGCTCGGTGGTGACGACTTTGACCAAAAGATCATCGACCACATGGTAGCAGAATTCAAGAAAGAAAATGGCATCGACTTGTCAGCTGACAAAATGGCTCTTCAACGTTTGAAAGATGCAGCTGAAAAAGCGAAAAAAGACTTGTCAGGTGTAACATCAACTCAAATCAGCTTGCCGTTCATCACTGCAGGTGCAGCAGGTCCGCTTCACTTGGAAATGACATTGACTCGTGCGAAATTTGACGAATTGACTTACGACCTTGTAGAACGTACAAAAATTCCTGTTCGCCAAGCCCTTTCAGATGCAGGCCTTAGCTTGTCAGAAATTGACGAAGTTATCCTTGTCGGTGGCTCAACTCGTATCCCAGCCGTTGTGGAAGCTGTAAAAGCTGAAACAGGTAAAGAGCCAAACAAATCTGTCAACCCTGACGAAGTTGTTGCTATGGGTGCGGCAATCCAAGGTGGTGTCATTACTGGTGATGTCAAAGATGTTGTTCTTCTTGACGTAACTCCATTGTCACTTGGTATC
Encoded here:
- a CDS encoding histidine phosphatase family protein is translated as MVETRLYISRHGKTMFNTIGRVQGWCDTPLTKVGEEGIRELGLGLKDAGLDFKLAVSSDLGRTVQTMTIAQRELGILGKIPYYQDKRIREWCFGSFEGMYDADLFQGVLPRLKGTIDVVGMSYEEIAHGIQEADTAGWSEPWEVLRDRILTGFESIAQDLEKQGGGNALVVSHGMTIATLVNLLQPESPTNLFLDNGSITVLKYENGKLVIEAVGDLSYRKRGAELIAQGK
- a CDS encoding PadR family transcriptional regulator produces the protein MNDKLKRVYVPMTETAFYILFHLQEERHGYDITQKTKQVTAGQVVISPGTMYGTLSKMEKDGLIAFVREEDKRKFYRITETGREILDIELARIERLYRNSKGESYGD
- a CDS encoding heat-inducible transcriptional repressor HrcA, encoding MITQRQNDILNLIVELFTRHHEPVGSKALQEMIASSSATIRNDMAKLEQLGLLEKAHTSSGRMPSRAGFQYFVNHSLNLEHINEEDVYQVVKAFDFEAFKLEDILERASQVLADLTGYTSVILDVEPTSQQLTSFDIVQLSSHDALAVLTLDQSKPVTVQFAIPKNFLTRDLEVLKRLVDERFVGQTVLSIHYKLRTEVPQVVQRYFATTDNVLDLMDYIFSNLFQESVFIGGKVASLTYGNLATYQLLDSPQLLAPELRQGLAPDQQTSISVAEHRDSALADVTVIHHRFPIPYRGMAQMSLLGPVNMNYRRQMSLINIISRVLFMKLTDYYRYLSSNHYEVN
- a CDS encoding nucleotide exchange factor GrpE; the encoded protein is MSEEIKNEEIVEEVEATEEVVETPEKSELDLANERAEEFENKYLRAHAEMQNIQRRANEERQTIQRYRSQDLAKKILPSLDNLERALQVEGLTEDVKKGLEMVQESLIQALKEEGVEEVATDVFDPNLHMAIQTVPATDDCPAEHIAQVFQKGYKLHERLLRPAMVVVSE
- a CDS encoding molecular chaperone DnaK, with the protein product MSKIIGIDLGTTNSAVAVLEGTESKIIANPEGNRTTPSVVSFKNGEIIVGDAAKRQAVTNPDTIISIKSKMGTSEKVSANGKEYTPQEISAMILQYLKGYAEEYLGEKVTKAVITVPAYFNDAQRQATKDAGKIAGLEVERIVNEPTAAALAYGLDKTDKDEKILVFDLGGGTFDVSILELGDGVFDVLATAGDNKLGGDDFDQKIIDHMVAEFKKENGIDLSADKMALQRLKDAAEKAKKDLSGVTSTQISLPFITAGAAGPLHLEMTLTRAKFDELTYDLVERTKIPVRQALSDAGLSLSEIDEVILVGGSTRIPAVVEAVKAETGKEPNKSVNPDEVVAMGAAIQGGVITGDVKDVVLLDVTPLSLGIETMGGVFTKLIDRNTTIPTSKSQVFSTAADNQPAVDIHVLQGERPMAADNKTLGRFQLTDIPAAPRGIPQIEVTFDIDKNGIVSVKAKDLGTQKEQTIVIQSNSGLTDEEIDRMMKDAEANAEADKKRKEEVDLRNDVDQAIFATEKTLKETEGKGFDAERDQAQAALDELKAAQEANNLDDMKAKLENLNEKAQALAVKLYEQAAAAQQAAAGQEGAQTTDNAGDDVVDGEFTEK